Proteins encoded by one window of Alkalinema sp. FACHB-956:
- a CDS encoding TRAFs-binding domain-containing protein produces MQYQPHPIETAHITLTAEYLKLAEILARNSHDVWVQQRLDDGWRYGPQYDLTQRYHPYLVNYNDLPDREQHSRRVTVSETLKALLSLGYRVEVRDPTSPPSLFLEDQDLAVMVQGLTRSAELNLSSLLDLRREIIRIQPRSSDIYRTFGDALLQLGEPLMAYDALAEGLRYWPQDLRLQQLLALALARSGSTVTANQLLVQLVEAGQQDEETIGLLARTHKDLWQQATDPAIAAMQLELALQRYQQAYQQNGSVWTGINAATLALVKGDLTQAQTLAQRVRSRCLEQLTAPVLGRGEDYWRLATLGEAALILGNCAEAEDFYGQAAAIGQGRFGDLSSSRRNAVLLAEVLGLDTDRVKHWFQIPKVVVFCGHMLDRPDRPQPRFPAALEGTVYRAILERLQKMEVQLGYAPAACGADILFLEAMRELKGELHIVLPCNREQFIQDSVDLIPGANWGDRFDRLMQDATEVVIASGNKLEENDVVYEYSHRLLYGLAKIRADQLGTELIPLAVWDGKPGDGPGGTASTVANWRRWTDHVEVIDLAAILREHQARSALSLDTALQNGQTAASAAFGNAIDPPLMNAIGHSASPPASPLASSLASNPALATCDISSREIRALLFADVVNFSHLEENQHGPFAQHFWGEIAALTEQYPILMKNTWGDALYFVFPLVQQAGEFALALCDLVQSIDWSTKGLPAGLNLRIALHAGPVERTVDPITGQLNYVGMHVSHTARIEPITPPGKVYASQAFAAIAASEDLRQFTCDYVGQMPWAKRYGTFPTYHVRRVLAGM; encoded by the coding sequence TTGCAGTACCAACCCCACCCGATCGAAACTGCACACATTACGCTAACGGCAGAGTATTTGAAGTTAGCGGAAATTTTGGCGCGCAATAGCCATGACGTTTGGGTACAGCAACGGCTAGACGATGGCTGGCGCTATGGGCCACAGTACGACCTAACCCAGCGGTACCACCCCTACCTAGTCAACTACAACGACCTGCCCGATCGGGAACAACACAGTCGGCGAGTCACCGTCTCCGAAACCTTAAAAGCCCTACTATCCCTAGGCTACCGCGTGGAAGTGCGGGATCCCACCAGCCCCCCCAGCCTCTTCCTAGAAGACCAAGACCTCGCCGTCATGGTGCAAGGACTCACCCGATCGGCAGAACTCAACCTCAGCTCCCTCCTCGATCTGCGACGGGAAATCATTCGCATCCAGCCCCGTAGCTCCGACATCTACCGCACCTTCGGCGATGCCCTCCTGCAACTGGGCGAACCCCTGATGGCCTACGACGCCCTCGCCGAAGGCTTACGCTACTGGCCCCAAGACCTGCGCTTGCAGCAATTACTCGCCCTCGCCCTCGCCCGCAGCGGCAGCACCGTCACGGCGAATCAGTTACTCGTGCAGTTAGTCGAAGCCGGTCAGCAAGACGAAGAAACGATCGGCCTCCTAGCCCGTACCCACAAAGACCTCTGGCAACAGGCCACCGATCCCGCGATCGCCGCCATGCAGTTAGAGCTAGCCCTACAGCGCTACCAGCAAGCCTACCAGCAGAATGGCAGCGTCTGGACAGGCATTAATGCCGCCACCTTGGCCTTGGTCAAAGGCGATCTGACCCAAGCGCAAACCCTGGCGCAACGGGTGCGATCGCGCTGCTTAGAACAATTGACCGCACCCGTGCTAGGCCGGGGCGAAGACTACTGGCGGTTGGCCACCTTGGGCGAAGCCGCGCTGATTTTGGGCAATTGCGCCGAAGCCGAGGATTTCTACGGGCAGGCCGCCGCGATCGGCCAGGGACGCTTTGGCGACTTGAGTTCCAGTCGGCGCAACGCGGTGCTATTGGCAGAAGTCTTGGGATTAGACACCGATCGGGTCAAGCACTGGTTCCAAATTCCCAAGGTCGTCGTGTTTTGCGGCCACATGCTCGATCGGCCCGATCGGCCCCAACCTCGCTTTCCAGCCGCCTTAGAAGGAACCGTCTATCGAGCGATTCTGGAACGCTTGCAAAAGATGGAAGTGCAGTTGGGCTATGCGCCTGCGGCCTGTGGCGCAGATATTTTGTTCCTGGAGGCGATGCGGGAACTCAAGGGGGAATTGCACATCGTTTTACCCTGCAACCGCGAGCAATTTATTCAGGATTCCGTGGATCTGATTCCGGGGGCAAACTGGGGCGATCGCTTCGATCGGTTAATGCAGGATGCGACGGAGGTGGTGATCGCGTCGGGTAACAAGTTGGAAGAAAACGACGTGGTCTATGAATATTCCCATCGCTTGCTCTACGGCTTAGCCAAAATTCGGGCCGATCAGTTGGGAACGGAGTTAATCCCCTTGGCGGTGTGGGACGGCAAACCGGGGGATGGGCCAGGGGGCACCGCCAGCACCGTAGCCAATTGGCGACGCTGGACGGATCATGTAGAGGTGATCGATCTGGCAGCGATTTTGCGGGAACACCAGGCGCGATCGGCCCTATCCTTGGACACCGCTTTACAAAACGGCCAGACAGCCGCTTCAGCCGCTTTCGGGAATGCGATCGATCCCCCTTTAATGAACGCGATCGGCCATTCCGCCAGCCCCCCAGCCAGTCCCCTCGCCAGCTCCCTCGCCAGCAATCCCGCCCTCGCCACCTGCGACATTTCCAGCCGCGAAATTCGAGCGCTACTGTTTGCCGACGTGGTGAACTTCAGCCATTTGGAAGAAAACCAGCACGGGCCATTCGCCCAGCATTTCTGGGGTGAAATTGCAGCGTTGACGGAACAATATCCCATCCTGATGAAAAATACCTGGGGTGATGCATTGTATTTTGTTTTTCCCCTCGTGCAACAGGCGGGAGAATTTGCCTTGGCACTGTGTGATCTGGTGCAATCGATCGACTGGTCTACCAAGGGTTTACCCGCTGGCCTCAACTTGCGGATTGCGCTGCACGCAGGGCCAGTAGAACGCACGGTAGACCCGATTACAGGGCAGTTGAATTACGTGGGAATGCACGTCAGCCATACAGCCCGGATTGAACCGATTACGCCACCGGGCAAGGTCTACGCCAGTCAAGCCTTCGCCGCGATCGCCGCTTCGGAGGATTTGCGCCAGTTCACCTGCGATTATGTGGGGCAAATGCCTTGGGCCAAGCGCTATGGCACGTTTCCGACCTATCATGTGCGGC
- a CDS encoding glycosyltransferase has protein sequence MRKLYFLLPGTSGKFACGGLWAELKTLQFAQQICPAQIVTYRQREPQHLFLDDLLQQQPHHPDSIFIISWGFDIPKLIRKLHSNPTLYHAHSAGYNFRLPAHIPIVTVSRNTLGYWGQHAPHSPIYYLPNQISDNFHNRHQPRDIDILIQARKSSTYLLTQLIPALQSQCRVEIVDYYVEDLSILFNRSKVYLYDSAEYWAQRNVTEGFGLQPLEAMACGCHVFSSVNHGLSDYLDPSFNSQKIASYSTQYDRDRILQTLHQPPIELPPHFLAEYRTENILSRLQHILTEVNTFFDYMQQSPSDIAPLTPSRITQLRLQSLWKKLHKKLKR, from the coding sequence ATGAGAAAGCTCTACTTCCTCCTCCCCGGCACCAGCGGCAAATTCGCCTGCGGAGGACTCTGGGCCGAACTCAAAACCCTACAATTTGCCCAACAGATTTGCCCCGCCCAAATCGTCACCTACCGCCAACGCGAACCCCAACACCTCTTCCTCGACGACCTCCTGCAACAACAGCCCCACCACCCCGACAGCATCTTCATCATCAGCTGGGGCTTCGACATCCCCAAACTCATCCGCAAACTACACAGCAACCCCACCCTCTACCACGCCCACAGCGCCGGATACAACTTCCGCCTACCCGCCCACATCCCGATCGTCACCGTCAGCCGCAACACCCTCGGCTACTGGGGCCAACACGCCCCCCACTCCCCCATCTACTACCTCCCCAACCAAATCTCCGACAACTTCCACAACCGCCACCAGCCCCGCGACATCGACATCCTCATCCAAGCCCGCAAATCCTCCACCTACCTCCTCACCCAACTCATCCCCGCCCTACAAAGCCAATGCCGCGTCGAAATCGTAGACTACTACGTTGAAGACCTCTCCATCCTCTTCAACCGCAGCAAAGTCTACCTCTACGACTCCGCCGAATACTGGGCCCAACGCAACGTCACCGAAGGCTTCGGCCTCCAACCCCTAGAAGCCATGGCCTGCGGCTGCCATGTTTTTTCCAGCGTCAACCACGGCCTCTCCGACTACCTCGACCCCAGCTTCAACAGCCAAAAAATCGCCAGCTACTCCACCCAATACGATCGCGATCGCATCCTGCAAACCCTGCACCAACCCCCGATCGAACTTCCACCCCACTTCCTAGCCGAATACCGCACTGAAAACATCCTCTCCCGCCTCCAGCACATTCTCACTGAAGTCAATACCTTCTTTGATTACATGCAACAGTCCCCTAGCGACATCGCACCCCTCACCCCCAGCCGCATCACCCAACTCCGCCTCCAGAGCCTCTGGAAAAAATTGCATAAAAAGTTAAAACGCTGA
- a CDS encoding tetratricopeptide repeat protein, which yields MGRDREMVELHDQLQKADRVAIAAVGMGGVGKTTLARQYAKVYEGEYPGGIWWVAGRSVATEIVGYAARSIGLEELDPSWDEARVVQHYLARWEERFPGRKLLVLDDVAEYGEVRGYLPLSGTFQVLMTTRVKLGRPVSCLELGVLAIEDAIDLLLQMMGSPLALGSPLAPLQKGGTGEIEGIDGIARESENSFKVPLFKGDLGGSAGDLGGSGSELAAARELCEWLGRLPLAIELVGRYLAETGTIAGVLGELRAKSLAARAIDEVPEEMDYGRNVEAAIALSWEPLAERARLVLGMVSVFAIGPIELGWVRDCLPEVEDVGEVLDRGLVKRSLLSRLEDGRYQMHALVREFVAVRRDGTLGERFVRVMTEIAQTIPQEVTLEQQKTLQDIEQHLVEAATYTSCLEQQTNSVRIFTGLVYFYESQNQWKLSKKWNKEFLKFSESHFGSHHSVTADALNNLGVVHYRTGDYKKATRLYHKAINIWKLSSGENSINVAKGLNNLAVLQRTLGQYHDAETSLLQVVKTFEEIYGRTHADTTIAISNLADVYHLLRNYEEAEKLFQFVLETNKVERPKDRLTIAKNLNNLGTLYKSTKIYKKAESLYAEALEIVKSFLGHDHIFTAAILNNLAGVYRELGNHIRAERLYLEALEIRTTKLGCTHIDTARTLNDLSLLYFYMKQLDKAISHMSGANQIFKEVLGENNLSTVTSEQSLAYMKQVKTQIAGS from the coding sequence GTGGGTCGCGATCGGGAAATGGTGGAGCTTCACGATCAGTTGCAGAAGGCCGATCGGGTGGCGATCGCGGCGGTGGGGATGGGTGGTGTGGGTAAGACGACGTTGGCGCGGCAGTATGCGAAGGTGTATGAGGGGGAGTATCCGGGGGGGATTTGGTGGGTTGCGGGGCGATCGGTGGCGACGGAGATTGTGGGCTATGCGGCGCGATCGATCGGGTTGGAGGAGCTTGATCCGAGTTGGGATGAGGCGCGGGTGGTGCAGCATTATCTGGCGCGGTGGGAGGAGCGGTTTCCGGGGCGGAAGTTGTTGGTGTTGGATGATGTGGCTGAGTACGGGGAGGTGAGGGGGTATTTGCCGCTGTCGGGGACGTTTCAGGTGTTGATGACGACGCGGGTGAAGTTGGGGCGTCCGGTGAGTTGTTTGGAGTTGGGGGTGTTGGCGATCGAGGATGCGATCGATCTGTTGTTGCAGATGATGGGATCCCCCCTAGCCCTCGGATCCCCCCTAGCCCCCCTTCAAAAGGGGGGAACTGGAGAAATAGAGGGAATTGATGGGATTGCGAGAGAATCTGAGAATTCTTTCAAAGTCCCCCTTTTTAAGGGGGATTTAGGGGGATCTGCGGGGGATTTAGGGGGATCTGGGTCGGAATTGGCGGCGGCGCGGGAGTTGTGTGAGTGGTTGGGGCGGTTGCCGTTGGCGATCGAGTTGGTGGGGCGGTATTTGGCGGAGACGGGGACGATCGCGGGGGTGTTGGGGGAGTTGCGGGCGAAGTCGTTGGCGGCGCGGGCGATCGATGAGGTGCCGGAGGAGATGGATTATGGGCGGAATGTGGAGGCGGCGATCGCGTTGAGTTGGGAGCCGTTGGCGGAGCGGGCGCGGTTGGTGTTGGGGATGGTGAGTGTGTTTGCGATCGGGCCGATCGAGTTGGGCTGGGTGCGGGATTGTTTGCCGGAGGTGGAGGATGTGGGGGAGGTGCTCGATCGGGGATTGGTGAAGCGGAGTTTGTTGAGTCGGTTGGAGGATGGGCGGTACCAGATGCACGCGCTGGTGCGGGAGTTTGTGGCAGTGCGGCGGGATGGAACGCTGGGAGAACGATTTGTACGAGTGATGACTGAGATTGCTCAGACAATTCCGCAGGAAGTGACATTAGAACAGCAAAAAACTCTACAAGATATTGAACAACATCTTGTAGAAGCCGCAACATATACTAGTTGTTTAGAACAACAGACTAATTCAGTGAGGATCTTTACTGGATTAGTCTATTTTTATGAAAGCCAAAATCAATGGAAACTATCAAAAAAATGGAACAAAGAATTTCTAAAGTTTAGCGAATCTCATTTTGGCTCACATCATTCAGTAACTGCTGATGCATTAAACAATTTAGGTGTTGTACATTACAGGACTGGAGATTATAAAAAAGCTACACGTTTATATCACAAGGCTATTAATATCTGGAAGTTAAGCTCAGGTGAAAATAGCATTAATGTTGCAAAAGGACTCAATAACTTAGCAGTGCTACAGCGAACTTTAGGACAATATCATGATGCCGAGACTTCTCTTTTACAAGTTGTTAAAACTTTTGAGGAGATTTATGGAAGAACACATGCTGACACCACAATAGCAATTAGCAACCTGGCAGATGTATATCATCTTCTGAGAAATTATGAGGAGGCAGAAAAACTATTTCAATTTGTGCTCGAAACAAATAAGGTTGAACGGCCAAAGGATAGATTAACAATAGCAAAAAATCTGAATAATTTAGGAACGCTTTATAAATCAACTAAAATCTATAAGAAAGCAGAGTCACTATATGCTGAAGCATTAGAAATCGTAAAGAGTTTTTTAGGCCATGATCATATTTTTACAGCAGCAATTTTGAATAATTTAGCAGGGGTATATAGAGAATTAGGCAATCATATTAGGGCAGAAAGACTCTACTTGGAAGCCTTAGAAATACGCACAACTAAATTAGGTTGTACACATATTGATACAGCAAGAACCTTGAACGATTTGTCTTTGTTGTATTTTTATATGAAGCAGCTAGATAAAGCTATTTCTCACATGAGTGGTGCTAATCAAATTTTTAAAGAAGTTTTAGGGGAAAATAACTTGAGTACAGTTACCTCTGAGCAAAGTCTTGCTTATATGAAGCAAGTCAAGACGCAAATCGCTGGTTCCTAG
- a CDS encoding glycosyltransferase family 4 protein: MHILVLEKEPTSRRGGQERSLFEVSRQLHQRGHRISLLYTQSGDLLSQYQAFCQQTLSITALSFSRHRPLQTFLNLPRDLNRAKALIHPNEPTLIYTNQIYDIPFAGLLSQLTRLPLVCHLRLPAPDKLDLQRSHYLSAVHKFITVSQHTKQTWLQKPWVQSLGHPPIEVVYNSIDTEYFTPASNQNPHPRQQLQQQWNLPTDHTLLAYAGRLDRRKGLENLLHGFAKFNATQPKSTLLIAGKPLLDRPDYLKELQVLTQTLNIQANVRFLGHLTETRSLYQASDLVIMPSIWPEPFGRVIIEAMACGTPVIASHTGGIPEILTGEFAQTLFPPRNPAALADRIQQVLTWKQTDPLLSQRCRQHVQTHFSLTTNIAEIEGIFQQTLSPQKLLAPPLPLSL; the protein is encoded by the coding sequence ATGCATATTCTTGTCCTGGAAAAAGAACCCACCTCCCGACGGGGGGGCCAAGAACGCAGCCTCTTTGAAGTATCCCGACAACTGCACCAGCGGGGGCATCGCATCAGCCTGCTCTACACCCAATCCGGCGATCTCCTGTCCCAATATCAAGCTTTTTGTCAACAGACCCTATCTATCACCGCCCTCTCCTTTTCCCGTCACCGTCCCCTCCAGACTTTCCTCAACCTCCCCCGCGACCTCAACCGCGCCAAAGCCCTCATCCACCCCAACGAACCCACCCTGATCTACACCAACCAGATCTATGACATCCCCTTCGCCGGACTGCTGTCCCAATTAACCCGTCTGCCCCTGGTTTGCCACCTCCGCCTTCCCGCCCCCGACAAACTGGATCTCCAACGATCGCACTACCTCTCCGCCGTCCATAAATTCATCACCGTTTCCCAACACACCAAACAAACCTGGCTACAAAAACCTTGGGTTCAGAGCTTAGGTCACCCCCCGATCGAAGTCGTCTACAACAGCATCGACACCGAATATTTCACCCCCGCCAGCAACCAAAATCCCCACCCCCGCCAGCAATTACAGCAACAGTGGAACCTCCCCACCGATCACACCCTCCTGGCCTACGCAGGTCGTCTGGATCGTCGCAAAGGACTAGAAAACCTGCTCCACGGCTTCGCTAAATTCAACGCAACCCAGCCCAAATCGACCCTGCTGATTGCCGGGAAACCCCTCCTCGATCGACCCGACTATCTCAAAGAACTCCAAGTCCTCACCCAAACCCTCAACATCCAAGCCAACGTCCGCTTCCTAGGACACCTCACCGAAACCCGCAGCCTCTACCAAGCCAGCGACCTCGTCATCATGCCCAGCATCTGGCCCGAACCCTTCGGTCGCGTCATCATCGAAGCCATGGCCTGCGGCACCCCCGTCATCGCCAGCCACACCGGCGGCATCCCCGAAATCCTCACCGGGGAATTCGCCCAAACCCTCTTCCCCCCCCGCAACCCCGCCGCCCTCGCCGATCGCATCCAACAAGTCCTTACCTGGAAACAAACCGACCCGCTCCTCTCCCAACGCTGCCGCCAACACGTCCAGACCCACTTCAGCCTAACAACCAACATCGCCGAAATCGAAGGCATCTTTCAACAAACCCTCTCCCCGCAAAAACTACTTGCCCCCCCGCTGCCCCTCTCCCTGTAA
- a CDS encoding S-layer homology domain-containing protein, with protein sequence MLSDLRISLLIPLLLMPIGCANSPNAQSLQQAIQADPRLTPAPSPLPTPSTPQSPTSSPNPTPHSPLPTPPDRTPDLTPDLTPVPSQLHPYLKDVLALETIPLGNDTSLIKNITRREYAHWLVIVNNRLHANTTKQIRLATSNTPPTFQDIPSDDPDFPAIQGLAEAGLIPSPLSGDSTATLFRPNAPLTREDLILWKVPLDTRQALPTATIDSIQQTWGFQDASKIAPKALRAVYMDFQNSDQSNIRRALGYTTLFQPKRSVTRAEAIAVLWYFGFQGDGISAQDILKGRPSSPSPSPSVSPSPSVSPSP encoded by the coding sequence GTGCTGTCTGATCTCCGAATCTCCCTCCTCATCCCCCTCCTCCTGATGCCCATCGGCTGTGCCAACAGTCCCAACGCCCAGTCCCTCCAGCAAGCCATCCAAGCCGATCCACGCCTCACCCCCGCACCCTCCCCCCTGCCCACACCCTCCACGCCCCAATCCCCCACGTCATCCCCCAATCCCACTCCCCACTCCCCACTCCCCACTCCCCCCGATCGCACCCCCGACCTCACCCCCGACCTCACCCCAGTCCCCAGCCAACTCCACCCCTACCTCAAAGATGTCCTCGCCCTAGAAACCATCCCCCTAGGCAACGACACATCCCTGATCAAAAACATCACCCGCCGCGAATACGCCCACTGGCTGGTCATCGTCAACAATCGACTCCACGCCAACACCACCAAGCAAATTCGTCTCGCAACCTCCAATACGCCCCCCACCTTCCAGGACATTCCCAGCGACGATCCTGACTTTCCCGCCATCCAAGGACTGGCCGAAGCGGGCCTCATTCCCAGTCCCCTCTCCGGCGACAGCACCGCCACCCTCTTTCGGCCCAATGCCCCCCTCACCCGCGAAGACTTGATTCTCTGGAAAGTCCCACTCGACACCCGCCAAGCCCTACCCACCGCAACGATCGATAGCATCCAGCAGACCTGGGGCTTCCAAGATGCCAGCAAAATTGCCCCCAAAGCCCTACGCGCGGTCTACATGGACTTCCAAAACAGCGACCAGTCCAACATTCGCCGCGCCCTAGGCTATACCACCCTCTTCCAGCCAAAGCGCTCTGTCACCCGCGCCGAGGCGATCGCGGTGCTCTGGTACTTCGGGTTCCAAGGCGACGGCATCTCCGCCCAAGACATCCTCAAGGGCCGTCCCAGTTCACCCTCCCCATCCCCCAGCGTCAGCCCGTCCCCCAGCGTTAGCCCATCCCCCTAA
- a CDS encoding LPS biosynthesis glycosyltransferase, which produces MYSPSQAPNQTPNRTLSPAPNQASSQTLSPAPSQTLSQTLSQAIAKSFIIAHREDTQALAQFLTQEHLNPEVCRQTPASHLADASPSYRCLLNHRSAWEKILDLDRPALIIEADFVPVRGIGQLPLPCPLDQPDTGVAWLYTCAPQIYTVSPQNYAEGFSASTVAYIVTPIAAKYLISLADRIHSNYGPQQYTTWDTQIEETLRKAGLKNYVAFRNYGEHGGHPNPEHRNHGLSTAHRADILYGRLAFRPPYAQNALDLLLTRSKARLKGLLRLFSGRYLRFPILRSSSVPLRLLRFALQRQFTLNL; this is translated from the coding sequence ATGTACAGCCCTAGCCAAGCCCCAAACCAAACCCCGAACCGAACCTTAAGTCCAGCCCCGAACCAAGCTTCGAGCCAAACCTTAAGTCCAGCCCCGAGCCAAACCTTAAGTCAAACCCTAAGCCAAGCCATCGCCAAAAGCTTTATCATTGCCCACCGCGAAGACACCCAAGCCCTCGCCCAATTCCTGACCCAAGAACACCTCAATCCCGAAGTCTGCCGCCAAACCCCAGCCTCCCACCTCGCCGACGCATCCCCCAGCTATCGTTGCCTCCTGAACCACCGCAGCGCCTGGGAAAAAATCCTCGACCTGGATCGCCCCGCCCTCATTATCGAAGCCGACTTTGTGCCCGTACGCGGCATCGGCCAACTGCCCCTGCCCTGCCCCCTCGATCAGCCAGATACCGGCGTTGCATGGCTCTACACCTGCGCCCCCCAGATCTATACCGTCTCCCCCCAAAATTACGCGGAAGGATTCTCTGCCTCCACCGTCGCCTACATCGTCACACCGATCGCCGCAAAGTATCTCATCAGCCTCGCCGATCGCATTCACAGCAACTATGGCCCCCAGCAATACACCACCTGGGACACCCAAATCGAAGAAACCCTCCGCAAGGCAGGACTGAAAAACTACGTCGCCTTCCGCAACTACGGAGAACACGGCGGACACCCCAACCCCGAGCATCGTAACCACGGCCTCAGCACCGCCCACCGCGCCGACATCCTCTATGGCCGCCTCGCCTTCCGCCCACCCTACGCCCAAAACGCCCTCGACCTTCTCCTCACCCGCAGCAAAGCCCGCCTAAAAGGACTCCTACGCCTATTCTCCGGACGGTACCTGCGCTTCCCCATCCTGCGCAGTTCCAGCGTGCCCCTACGCCTGCTCCGCTTCGCCCTCCAACGCCAATTCACCCTCAATCTGTAG